The following are encoded together in the Prionailurus viverrinus isolate Anna chromosome B3, UM_Priviv_1.0, whole genome shotgun sequence genome:
- the SALL2 gene encoding sal-like protein 2 has translation MAHETGRSSRLGGPCGEPAELGGDASEEDHPQVCAKCCAQFTDPTEFLAHQNACSTDPPVMVIIGGQENPNNSSTSSEPRAEGQTSPQVMEAEHNNPPDSGSSVPTDPTWGPERRVEEPAGHFLVAATGTAAGGGGGLILASPKLGATPLPPESTPAPPPPPPPPPPPGAGSGHLNIPLILEELRVLQQRQIHQMQMTEQICRQVLLLGSLGQTVGTPASPSELPGAGTASSTKPLLPLFSPIKPVQTTKTLAPSSSSSSSSSSSSGAETPKQAFFHLYHPLGSQHPFSAGGVGRSHKPAPAPSPALPGSTDQLIASPHLAFPGTTGLLAAQCLGAARGLEAAASPGLLKPKNGSGELGYGEVMGPLEKPGGRHKCRFCAKVFGSDSALQIHLRSHTGERPYKCNVCGNRFTTRGNLKVHFHRHREKYPHVQMNPHPVPEHLDYVITSSGLPYGMSVPPEKAEEEVAVPGGGVERKPLVASSTALSATESLTLLSTGAGTATAPALPAFNKFVLMKAVEPKSKADENTPPGSEGSAIAGVAESGTATRMQLSKLVTSLPSWALLTNHFKSTGSFPFPYVLEPLGASPSETSKLQQLVEKIDRQGAVAVASTASGAPTTSAPATSTAASSGPNQCVICLRVLSCPRALRLHYGQHGGERPFKCKVCGRAFSTRGNLRAHFVGHKASPAARAQNSCPICQKKFTNAVTLQQHVRMHLGGQIPNGGTTLSEGGGAAPENGSEQSTVSGVGTFPQQPSQQPSPEEELSEEEEEDEEEEEDVTDEDSLAGRGSESGGEKAISVRGDSEEASGAEEEVGTAAAAATSGKEMDSSEKVIQQPSLPPPPPPPDSLDQTRPMEQGGSDAAGGMEEGGKPERSSSPPSAHTREGEGGSGTSAEELSTQEAMRKEPGESSSRKACEVCGQTFPAQAALEEHQKTHPKEGPLFTCVFCRQSFLERAVLKKHMLLAHHQVHLSTHIWNCSPARRGRQLSLEGPVPLLSGDQVNLQDFLSQDVPAQLVRVGPLSFWNQYTAFLSRDLPTQPRSSGSTSTTSLGLAPPVLFGPGTMAGNVPPAMGSREAKEKRAPLFLFRSPASKAVPEKPVREGK, from the exons ATGGCGCACGAAACCGGGAGGAGCTCTCGTCTCGGGGGGCCCTGCGGGGAGCCGGCGGAGCTTGGAG GTGATGCTAGCGAGGAGGACCACCCCCAAGTCTGTGCCAAGTGCTGCGCACAATTCACTGACCCAACTGAATTCCTCGCCCACCAGAATGCGTGTTCTACTGACCCCCCTGTAATGGTGATAATTGGGGGCCAGGAGAACCCCAACAACTCTTCGACCTCTTCTGAACCCCGGGCTGAGGGCCAAACTAGCCCCCAGGTCATGGAGGCAGAGCACAACAACCCTCCGGATTCTGGGTCCTCTGTGCCCACAGATCCCACCTGGGGCCCTGAGCGGAGAGTAGAGGAGCCTGCCGGGCACTTCCTGGTCGCTGCCACAGGTACGGCagcggggggaggcgggggcctGATCTTGGCTAGTCCCAAGCTGGGAGCGACCCCATTACCTCCAGAGtccacccccgcacccccccctcctcctcctccacctccgcCCCCAGGTGCAGGCAGCGGCCACTTGAACATCCCTCTGATCTTGGAAGAGCTGCGGGTGCTGCAGCAGCGGCAGATCCATCAGATGCAGATGACTGAGCAAATCTGCCGCCAGGTGCTGCTGCTTGGCTCCTTAGGCCAGACAGTGGGCACCCCTGCCAGTCCCTCCGAGTTACCTGGGGCAGGGACTGCCTCCTCCACCAAGCCCCTGCTTCCCCTCTTCAGCCCCATCAAGCCTGTCCAGACCACCAAGACCCTggcaccttcctcctcctcttcctcctcctcctcctcctcctccggggcAGAAACGCCCAAGCAGGCTTTCTTCCATCTTTACCATCCACTGGGGTCACAGCACCCTTTTTCTGCCGGAGGGGTTGGGCGCAGCCACaaacccgcccccgccccctccccagccctgccaggcAGCACAGATCAGCTGATTGCCTCGCCTCACCTGGCGTTCCCAGGCACCACGGGACTCTTGGCGGCACAGTGTCTTGGGGCAGCTCGAGGCCTCGAGGCTGCTGCCTCCCCAGGGCTCCTGAAGCCAAAGAATGGAAGTGGTGAGCTGGGCTACGGGGAAGTGATGGGTCCCTTGGAGAAGCCTGGCGGACGGCACAAGTGCCGCTTCTGTGCCAAAGTATTTGGCAGTGACAGTGCCCTGCAGATCCACCTGCGCTCCCACACGGGTGAGAGGCCCTATAAGTGTAATGTCTGTGGCAACCGCTTCACCACCCGCGGCAACCTCAAAGTGCATTTTCACCGGCATCGCGAGAAGTACCCGCACGTGCAGATGAACCCTCACCCGGTGCCGGAGCACCTAGACTATGTCATTACCAGCAGCGGCCTGCCCTATGGTATGTCCGTGCCGCCGGAGAAGGCGGAGGAAGAGGTGGCCGTGCCAGGCGGGGGCGTGGAACGCAAGCCGCTGGTGGCCTCCTCTACAGCACTTAGTGCCACCGAGAGCCTGACGCTGCTCTCCACCGGTGCGGGCACAGCCACGGCTCCCGCGCTCCCTGCTTTCAATAAGTTTGTGCTCATGAAGGCAGTAGAGCCAAAGAGTAAAGCCGATGAAAATACCCCTCCGGGGAGCGAGGGCTCAGCGATCGCCGGGGTGGCAGAAAGCGGCACGGCGACCCGAATGCAGCTGAGTAAGCTGGTGACTTCGCTGCCCAGCTGGGCGCTGCTCACCAACCACTTTAAGTCCACAGGTagcttccccttcccctatgtgcTAGAGCCCTTGGGGGCCTCCCCCTCTGAGACCTCAAAGCTGCAGCAACTGGTAGAAAAGATTGATCGGCAGGGAGCCGTGGCAGTGGCCTCTACTGCCTCGGGCGCCCCCACCACCTCCGCGCCCGCGACCTCAACTGCTGCGTCATCTGGGCCTAACCAGTGTGTCATCTGCCTCCGGGTGCTGAGCTGTCCTCGGGCCCTGCGCCTGCATTACGGCCAACACGGAGGTGAGCGGCCCTTCAAATGCAAAGTGTGTGGCAGAGCTTTCTCCACGCGGGGCAATCTGCGTGCACATTTCGTGGGCCACAAGGCCAGTCCGGCAGCCCGGGCCCAGAACTCCTGCCCCATCTGCCAGAAGAAGTTCACTAACGCCGTGACTCTGCAGCAGCATGTTCGGATGCACCTGGGGGGCCAGATCCCCAACGGTGGCACCACGCTCTCGGAAGGCGGGGGAGCTGCCCCGGAGAATGGCTCCGAGCAGTCCACAGTCTCCGGGGTGGGGACCTTCCCCCAGCAGCCGTCCCAGCAGCCATCCCCAGAAGAGGAGCTGtctgaagaggaggaagaagacgaggaagaggaagaagacgTGACTGATGAAGATTCCCTggcagggaggggctcagagagcGGAGGTGAGAAGGCGATATCAGTGCGAGGCGATTCGGAAGAGGCGtctggggcagaggaggaagtggggacagcggcggcggcggccacgTCTGGGAAGGAGATGGATAGCAGTGAGAAGGTGATTCAGCAGCCTTCCCTGCcgcccccgccaccaccacccgACAGCCTGGACCAAACACGGCCCATGGAGCAGGGAGGCAGCGATGCCGCAGGAGGCATGGAAGAGGGGGGCAAACCAGAGAGGAGCTCGAGCCCACCGTCAGCGCACACCCGGGAAGGGGAAGGCGGCAGCGGCACCTCGGCGGAGGAGCTGAGCACGCAGGAGGCGATGAGAAAGGAGCCGGGAGAGAGCAGCAGCAGAAAGGCCTGTGAGGTGTGTGGGCAGACCTTTCCCGCCCAGGCAGCCCTGGAGGAGCATCAGAAGACCCACCCCAAGGAGGGGCCGCTCTTCACTTGTGTGTTCTGCAGGCAGAGCTTTCTCGAGCGGGCTGTCCTCAAGAAGCATATGCTGCTGGCTCACCACCAG GTACACCTGAGCACCCACATTTGGAACTGCAGCCCAGCCCGAAGGGGCCGGCAGCTGTCCCTGGAGGGCCCAGTGCCACTCCTCTCTGGTGACCAGGTCAACCTGCAGGACTTCCTGTCCCAGGATGTTCCTGCCCAACTGGTGAGGGTAGGTCCCCTGTCTTTCTGGAACCAGTACACAGCTTTCCTGTCAAGGGACCTGCCCACCCAGCCCCGGAGTTCCGGCTCCACCTCCACTACCAGTTTAGGTCTGGCACCACCAGTGCTGTTTGGCCCAGGAACTATGGCTGGGAACGTGCCTCCAGCAATGGGATCCAGAGAGGCCAAGGAGAAGAGAGCCCCCCTCTTCCTATTTCGGTCTCCTGCATCCAAGGCAGTGCCTGAGAAGCCCGTCAGAGAAGGAAAGTAG